In the Pocillopora verrucosa isolate sample1 chromosome 4, ASM3666991v2, whole genome shotgun sequence genome, CCAAGACCAACCTGTGAAGTCGCACAGAAAGGAATCGTAAATGGCTTAATTTTCTCACAATATCGGCAGTCAGTAGCCATGGAGGACCTAGATGAAGCATTTTATGAATCGGTAAGTCATAGCTTTGATCCATAAAGAACGTTGATCTCTtattaaatcaaatcaaagaagCTTTTTGCTCGATATGAGCAAGGGAAGCCTTTGTAAAAAATCACTATGTTTTGTAATATATCCACGCATGAAGTAATTTTCTGCTTGCTTGCTTGAACCTTCGAACATTTTTTATCAATGTTACCAACGATGCGATCAACATGATTCTCCcggtttttcttccttttgttttgttttgttctctaTTCTAAGACTCAAGCTTTAAACAGAACACTTGATCAAGTTAAAGCATGAATCGAATCTTGTtaggtgctttttttttcagttttactcaTGAAAGGCAGCACTCAAAAAATCATCACTGGTAGAATCAtgaaaaaacacacaaaaaaaccaTTTCTTGTGGTTAAAATATTAATCGCAATTTTCGAGTGGGATTATTAACTTCATTTATATTTCATGCTGCGCTAGCAATTTCAGTTTCATTCTCATTATCTTTTGGAGGGAGAATAAAATTGGAAATGTTACGCGTGGAGATATGTAATGACTTTTTAGCCGTTATCTTTTAAAAATGAGAAACATATAGTAAAGCTAAGTAATACATTGGTCAGACAGAAAACAGACGTACAAACAGTCAGATAAAGTCATATCCTGACCCACACTAATGAAGTAAAGTTTTGTTTGGACAAAGGAACACTCTTAGAGAACAATTGAAGATAATATAAaagatatataaatatatgtacataatttatgttttcttgGCCGTGCTCATCTTTTAAGTTTCTCTTGACCCTTTAGAGAAGGTACCAAATTGagttctataaaaaaaaaaattaaaaaaaaaaacaaaccaatctttttcaatttacaaaaagcGGTGAAATTAAGTGGAAAGACATAAACAAGACATGACTGGGacataactgaaaaattaatttgtctttgCTAACAATACCTTCCAATCTCAAGAAATTTACCTTCCCttgttttgtaaacagtgtagtaaattaattaaaaactgaagGTCCTGTCTAAGAGCTCATCTGCATACAGGTGTCTACTAACATGGCGGTAATTCGAGTCAAGTTCAGGAAGGAAAGATTGTAAGCGCATTTTTCCTTGTAGGACCTCATGATAaacaagaacatttgaaaaaatatttgtgaaacTTTCTAGCCtaattaataaatcaaacaCTGAGAAGATTTCACTCCAGACGAGGGAAGAAAAAcgtgttttatttcatttgaaataatataaataataaaacaaataataatgaCACAAATAATAACATTCCCATTCCTTTCCTGTCATTTTCCCTTCGTAAATACCTCCAGTATGGAGTTGATAGTTTTAATAAATGTATCACTCCCGAACGCGGTTGATTTAAAGGTTTCACAAGAAATGAGAGAACAAGGAATCGAGAGATCTAAGGCCATGGACTTAGTTCGAATAAAGAGACTGATAGGTGCCTGTGACTCAAAAGAAGATACAGCACTTTATTTGCTTGAGGAATGGAATTACGAACCACAGGTGAGGTTTTgtactttgatttttgtttgctCCTCTTAACGTACTCCGAGCCATGTACTATGTatgatttttgaaatttttgcttgtggaTAGCAATCGAACATTGCAATCGAAATGATTTTATTCCCTGTACCTATGGGCACAAATTTAGGGATATCGTTTATAATTTATTGACATCGGAAATGATCTAcagatttttgttgttgttgttgatgtcgGTGCTTATTGTgatattaaattaatttatgtcTTATGCAAGGCGATTTGAAAAAGTCTATCCCGTAAAAGACCATTCAAATAATTGTCCGGgatgtaattaaaaaatttttcaaggtttCAAGATTCTTACGGCTACTCAGTGACCTTGGCGTAGACTTTGAAAGTGTGAAAGACTCCCTCCAAAATACTCCTTTACACATGGCAGCTAAGAAGAACTATACCTTGGTAGGCGACTATCTAATGGACAGATTCCCCAGTATGCTCCTGACTGCTAACGCTCAAAATGAACTTCCGATCGAAATAGCCATAAGAAACTATCAAGATGACATGGCAGCATTCTTAATTCGGAGAATGGATCATAGAAGGTAGGTAGTGGTCGCTTGGTTGGCGTTGCAGATATTTTATTGCAGAAGTAGATAGCTTGGATTCCCGGCAGTAGTTGCATCATGCAAAGAAGAGAAAGGCGAAAAAGTCAGTATTGTAGCCAAGTGGCCCAAATAACGAGAGATTATCCCCAACTTTAATGCGTGAAGTGACTAAGGGCACTGCTTATCCCTCCTTGGATAGCATGTTATCCTTAGCAGTTCCTCAAAGCTCGCCGGTACCCTTTTAAACTCGTGGGTATAGCTTGGTTCAAGCATTTTGTACAAAGACGACACCGCTCATAGAGATTGAAACcacaaaaaatcaattttcattcatttcctaGCTTTGCCTATTATTTCTTATCATGTTCTGCCCAAGAAATGGGTAGGTAATGTGCATTTCGACATTTGTGCCTTTCTTTCGCAGGGTTAAGGACTTGTTCAGTGGCATAAAACAACAGGGAAAAGATATAGTGAGctttttgaaaatgacaaaagagTTTAAGATGCAGGTTTGTAAATGGAGAATTGCTTCCCTACCAGCTTTTACTTTGAAATATGTGGGACGTTCGTAGGGTAGATTTGTTTAAGTGCCACGATGAAAACTACTGTATTTAATTTACCAGTAATTTTGTCGCCCCTAATTTGTCACTTGTTTAATTATTCGGTGCCTTTTCACGGGGTGGTTTGGGGCATGATTTTTGACACACATATCTACATACTTTTTTTAATGGCATTTAAAGAAAACGATCGTGGCCGTGTTGGATAGTCTCATTTCTCCTCGTTGGCCACATCCGCCGAGTCTGCCGTCCGATATTCTACCGTGTTTATCTTGGGAACAACTACCAGAGACACCCACTCATTATTACGTGGCTTACGACATTTTGGAAAGTGATGACAATGGAAAATTCCCAGATGACCCTAGTTATGAGCATCCACATCAGTCTTGTCTGTATAACTTAGCCAGCCATTGGCACAAGAACCTTGATGAGAGAGCAGAGGTAGGGAGCTTAAAAAACTCTATCATGATTAATCTTTTGGACGTCAAAACTGACCTATAGCTTTATACATATAATAATAGAGTGCGTGAGGGTTAGACATGTATAGCGGCGGAAATACACAACGAGTTTAAGAACAACGGAGAACGTCACTAGTCTCTGGCACAACAAACAATGTGGACCTTTCATCTTGAATTACTGCCTTATAGCAAGATGTAATAACCTACAAAACATAATGAAGATTACATTGCGAAGCGAAACTCGAAACAGAAATTATCTAGCAACTTACCATAAGATAAAAAGAcgacagaagcaaaaaattcttaattttagCCTACCATACACGAGCGCTCTAACGCGCGCGATTGAGAAGTGAACAAGTTAATGAAGCATTATGGTCTTACGTAATCTTTATCGAAAAATCCTGAACCGCGGAATGAACTTCACCTTAACGACTTGTTGAGTAATAGCCTCAACAGAATGGGAAGGGGAGGAAGGGAAGTGATGTGTTTATTTTGACTTTGGCCAAATTAGCGTATGCACTGCTTTAATTTACcttcatatgaatattttttcaatatgTTAAAACTGTGTAGTTCTATTGAGTCGCAAATTGGAATATTCTCAAGCAACTTGAGCCAGTGAGCCACATACAAATATGTGCCCTTTTTGTAAGGACAGGAAATCTGCTATTCAAAGGCTGTTTGCCTTTCTCGCCAAAGTTAATGATAATTGACTGCTAAGGAAACGAGATTTAAAGGAATCCAATAAGTGACAGTGAGAGAGATAGCACATGATCTGCGATAAATTCTATACAGGGAATCATCAATCATGTTGTCATACAGCTGTTGACTGAGAGAAAGTGGCGGAAATACGCCTCATTTTGGTGCAGGTTAGCATAAAACAcctgtcttttatttttaattctaaaattaaagttaatgtCATGACCGTCTACTTATTTTCAAACCTTCCGCGGCGaaatgtaatttaaaaattatcaccCACGCACTAAAGGGGATTAACGAACGCTCACAGTAACAAGACAGAACGTACCTTGCAGTACTTTTTATCCTGGAAGCAGTTATCGTTCGGCTAATGTGATAATTCAGTTTTGGGTAGGACTATTGTTGATGGTCGATTGCATTATAAAACACCCGCATAATCCATAAAACTCCAACGCCAGGCTTATGCTCGAAATTTCAGTCTTTTTACATATACTTTGATATTACCCCAACTGCCCTAATGTTAGTGATGAAGATTTCGATTACCcatcaacaaagaaaaacagtttcCTAGAAGCTAACTTCttcaatcatcatcatcaaccaACCGAACTTTTGTACCATCCTGAACTTTTATATAAAACTTGCATATTTTCAGGGTTCGTTCCTACCATTACATGTTCTTTGTTTGTGCACTTGGAGCCTCACTTGTGTATTCGGTAAGCCTTGACGAGCCTCTTGATTATGGCTCCTCGTCCTTCAGAGCAGTTTTTGACGTCTTGATACTGTTCACCACATTCTTCTTTATGCTGGAGGAAATAATTGAGCTCAAAAGGTGAGGTTGATTTTACCTGAAATGCAGGTCTGCAACTAGTTTGTCTACTTATGTATGAAGCTCTGCTTACGCATCAAAGTTAAAGCATTAACCTTAGTttgctcttttccttttcttttttcagagaacCATTCATTTTTGTTAAAGATCCATGGAACTATTTGAACGTTAGTGGATGCGTTCTTATATTCTTGACTTTTGTGTACAGACTCCAGAAGAGAAACGACCAATGGACCTTTGCTTGCTTTGCGTTCTCAATCAACAGCCTGGGTATTTTTAAACATACTAGCAGAGATCGGTAAGTAAATGTAACATGGCGGAGGTCATGCTAAGCCCTCGAGTCTTGGGTTGGACATGACGCGTAATCCAGCTCCTCATATCTAGCGCGCGTCGTATGAATTGTCATATTGTTAACTGTTATCGTTAACTGTTATCATATTGTTAACTGTTATCCTCTCTTTTTAGATATATAGGTGAATACGTCAAATGCCTTTACAAAGTTATCTACAGAGACATGCCTAGATTTCTGTATGTGTTTGGTATCATCCTCTTCACTTTCACTGTGTCGTATTACTTGGCGCTTCAAGCTCATAAAGACTTAACCTTATTGAATGGTGAACTGGTAAACAATAGGTACGTCTTCACTTAAATAGGAGTCTTCCATGGACAAAAAAAGTTCAAGCTAATTATGACATTTTAAAGCCGGTTGTTTAGGAAGTTCTTATCGTAGGCCCCGGCTGTGGACAATCTATGTTATTATACATTagatttaatttgaaaactgaTTGTTCGAGAGCACACAGTCagtaaacaattattggatgaagTTTGGTGATATCCAGAAAAGTCAAGGTCGAGGTAAGGGTTATCAGCCGAAGCCTTTGGCTTCGGCTGATATCCATACCAAGACCTTGATGATTCTGGTTATTGCAAAAACCGaatctaataattttttcatcgtacactaaaccaaaaaaaaaggtcatGACGGTAGGTGgaactgataatttatttttaaacgggtaaaaatatacaaatcagcAAACAACACAAAGCGTACGAACTTAACATGATTATCCCTAGAATTCATGCACCGCTGTTATACATGACATGATTATCCTTGAGTGTCCTCGACATCATTATCGTATAATCTGCAGCTAAATGATGTCTCAGGCGCTAATTTCGAAAACTCACAGTACGCTTTCGGCTTATCAGAAAAGAGGTAGTAAGTCGACAGTATAATAGTAGACAATAGCGTGTGAggttgacatgataacccaatgTCTGCAGCCCGGATATTGGATTATCATGTAGAGTTAAAAGTCCCTTGTTTCCAAGCCCATAGTTCGTTTAGTATTCtcttctcaaacttttgcaaactcgATCAGAgagaagtgtcttcttttgcagattatttaaaaaatgtaacataGAACACTTACTGAATTCAGTTTTTGCATAATATCATGACTTATCAAACCTTGTGTCTGTTTTATCTGCCGAAGCCTTCCTTAGATCTTGGCATTGATATTTCATGATATCATACTGACCTCACCCAAAAACTGTGGCCGCAAGGGTTGTTTGAAGTAAATGCTGTTTGTTTAGAGTTTGCGTTTCCTCTTTCGATCCCTGCTccctttgttttttcaaaaggttgcatttttatgttttttagaACTATTAGGGGTGACATATCGTGTACTGGTGAAATATGGTGCGTGATGTTAGCAGGACTGTTTGCTTGGCTGGAAGGGACTTTCGTCGTCAACACTTTTGAAGATGTTGGGTAAGCTAAATACCTGGATCAAGTGCAATTTCTAAGATATCACAGAGGGATTTGAAGAGAGAATTTCTAGAACTCTTAATCCCTCTCTTTGGCGGCTAAACGCAACTGTCTTTTAATCAATACATCTGCGTTTCATTCTGCTATACTCTGAGTGGACATCACCCCTTCGAGTCAAAAGAAGCGTCTAGGCCATCTCATGACAAAGAAAGAGATACATAAGGGAAAGGAAAGACGGTgggaagaaaaaagttaaaaatgggAAAGTTGGCGGAGGAAATCAAAGAGGAGTTATATTAAATCTGCATTCTAATTTGTGTACGAAGCCTCACAGAGAGGAACAATTCAGATAATGGCCTTACTACTCAACTTGAAAGTTATGAGATAATATTTGTCTCGATTCCGGCATACTGATGGCATTTATCTATAtcattttgaaatgttattttcttaGTGCTGATTTAaggtaacttttttttaaaatgaggcTTGCAAAGTTCTCTGGAAAACAAGTTATAGTGTTTTTCAATTTTGGCACAGATAACTATTTTAAATTATGGTAAAAAGTTCATTGATCAGgactctaatttttttcaaccgtTTCTGGAATCACTGACCCTAACGCAAATGTTGTATACTTCTTTGTCAGTATTTTTGGAGGATTTCTGATCCTTGCTTTCATGTTGAGTGTGACTATCATCTTGCTGAATATTCTGATTGCTCAGCTGTCACTGACTTATGAGACTGTTCAAGAGGAGTCACAGCATTCGTTTACTGCGATGAGAATGCAGGCCGTGGCTATTGTCGAGTGGGGAAGTAGGTTTAGATTCTGGGTAAGTTAACctatttttttgtaaaggaaaagtccttaaataaatataaaaatggaaagaCCTTAGCACTGTTTGAACGTTGGTTTTCGGGTATAGGGAATaatactttaaaagaaaatatattctttacTTCACCAATGACGTCAAAGTTTAGAAATCATTCGATTTTTATCTCTGCTGTTAGCAATTGAATACAGGTTACAATACCTAGCCAGGTTTGAATTTACAAAGAGTTACCTAACCTCCTCTTTCGAAAACGTGTGACGCCGCCATTTTTTCCCGAAAGGGCCAAGTTCATTTCGTAGAGCATTATGAGACATATCCCGCGATAAAACCCCTAATACAAAGAGTTGGTGGCCGAGCTATAAATTCTAAAGTTACTTCGGCTACAACTTCACTGACGGAAACCAAAAGAGCAAGAAGAACACAAAATCTTAATTACTGTAGcaaaaaggagacaaaaaatagcaaacaaaaaaagacgcgaaaaaaacaagagaagaaTGCCAAATATAATGTTGTGTCAATACGGATTTCaatgaaattaatattttatatttagaATGTCCGGAAGAAGTATTATGTGGCAGGTGAAATTAAGCCGAGGGAGGAGATTGAAGGTAAAACCTTTTCTGttggaatttgatttttttctttggtccATTGTTTAAGACACTTTGATAGCCTTACATGTATTTATCTTTAAACTTCTTTCtcatgaatgttttttttttttaagttttctctcCTCTTTTTTGTTCACCAAATTCATAGCTATGCTGCAAAAGTGTAGAGAGAGGTCAGAATCGAACAAGTCAATAACCGATCATCTCAAGGAGATCCGGGAAAGATTCACGGCAATGGAGACAAATCTTCAATCGTTGAGGTAAAGAGCAAAAAACAGACTCTTCGGTAATTGTCATGCACGAGctgaacataatttttttttcggaagtTATTTTCCGGTCAAAGAAATGATAGGTATTCGTTTGTTGTGTTAGTGGTAAAAGCAATGTTTTCTATCTGTTATATAGATGTGAATTAGAGTCTGTCATTCAGGAAAGACAGGATGAAGTAAACAAGCAGACGACTCAGGGATTTGACAAAGCTGTgtgaattcttttattttacacACCATTTGATCATTTTTGCAATCATTTTTTTCGGTAGAACTCGGCTTGATTCGAGTTGTCTTAAATACTGCAAAAGCTGGCCTTTGATCCCTACATCCATTTCACTGATAGTTAGATGAATAACTTGGGTTTACTTACTTTTCGTTTTCTTGGTTGACTCAGGTGATATTTTTGGTTCTGGTAACTTTTGCTTTTCAACTCTTTGCT is a window encoding:
- the LOC131794749 gene encoding uncharacterized protein; translated protein: MERRISPDDLILPRPTCEVAQKGIVNGLIFSQYRQSVAMEDLDEAFYESVSQEMREQGIERSKAMDLVRIKRLIGACDSKEDTALYLLEEWNYEPQVSRFLRLLSDLGVDFESVKDSLQNTPLHMAAKKNYTLVGDYLMDRFPSMLLTANAQNELPIEIAIRNYQDDMAAFLIRRMDHRRVKDLFSGIKQQGKDIVSFLKMTKEFKMQKTIVAVLDSLISPRWPHPPSLPSDILPCLSWEQLPETPTHYYVAYDILESDDNGKFPDDPSYEHPHQSCLYNLASHWHKNLDERAEGIINHVVIQLLTERKWRKYASFWCRVRSYHYMFFVCALGASLVYSVSLDEPLDYGSSSFRAVFDVLILFTTFFFMLEEIIELKREPFIFVKDPWNYLNVSGCVLIFLTFVYRLQKRNDQWTFACFAFSINSLGIFKHTSRDRYIGEYVKCLYKVIYRDMPRFLYVFGIILFTFTVSYYLALQAHKDLTLLNGELVNNRTIRGDISCTGEIWCVMLAGLFAWLEGTFVVNTFEDVGIFGGFLILAFMLSVTIILLNILIAQLSLTYETVQEESQHSFTAMRMQAVAIVEWGSRFRFWNVRKKYYVAGEIKPREEIEAMLQKCRERSESNKSITDHLKEIRERFTAMETNLQSLRCELESVIQERQDEVNKQTTQGFDKAV